One window of Nymphaea colorata isolate Beijing-Zhang1983 chromosome 1, ASM883128v2, whole genome shotgun sequence genomic DNA carries:
- the LOC116246283 gene encoding type IV inositol polyphosphate 5-phosphatase 7-like isoform X1 has protein sequence MRDGSQKRSKLSWSKALVKKWFNIKSKAHDFHADDVVEEAGDGEWKSFSERESYTLKKSKTERSTKRNSETYRRPKFEFETSAQVTDVQDYRVFVATWNVGGKSPPSYLSLEDWLHTSPPADIYVLGFQEIVPLNAGNVLGAEDNGPAIKWLSLIRKTLNNLPGSSGTGGYQMPSPIPDPIVELDSDFEGSTRQKTSSFFNRRSFQSLSRSLRMDNDISMGQPRLERRFSVCDRVMFGNRPSDCDGTFRSGSSDDENAGCDSPSAMYFSPLPYGVPASMGEERDRSTGHSRYCLVASKQMVGIFLTVWVRSDIRDDVKNLKVSCVGRGLMGYLGNKGSISISMLVHKTSFCFVCSHLTSGQKEGDELRRNSDVMEILRKTRFPRVHRLGDNNSPETILDHDRIIWLGDLNYRIALSYRSAKALVEMHNWRALLENDQLRIEQKRGRVFQGWNEGRIYFPPTYKYMNNSDRYAGDDMYPKEKRRTPAWCDRILWYGRGLNQLSYVRGESRFSDHRPVYSVFSAEVEVINRHRVRKSMACSSARVEVEELLPHTHGYTELSFF, from the exons ATGAGAGATGGGAGCCAGAAGAGGAGCAAG CTCTCCTGGTCCAAGGCCCTCGTTAAAAAATGGTTCAATATCAAGAGTAAAGCACATGATTTCCACGCTGATGATGTGGTTGAAGAAG CAGGTGATGGGGAGTGGAAAAGTTTCTCAGAGAGGGAAAGTTACACActcaagaaaagcaaaacag AGAGATCAACCAAGAGAAACTCAGAGACATACAGGAGACCAAAGTTTGAGTTCGAAACCAGTGCTCAAGTTACTGATGTTCAGGACTATAG GGTTTTTGTAGCAACATGGAATGTAGGTGGAAAATCACCTCCAAGTTATCTGAGTCTCGAAGATTGGCTTCATACTTCCCCTCCTGCGGACATTTATGTTTTGGG TTTTCAAGAAATAGTTCCTCTGAATGCGGGGAATGTCTTGGGCGCAGAGGACAATGGCCCTGCTATCAAATGGTTGTCACTGATACGGAAAACTCTAAACAATCTTCCTGGTTCGAGTGGAACTGGTGGCTACCAAATGCCTTCACCTATACCTGATCCCATTGTGGAATTAGACTCTGATTTTGAAGGTTCAACAAGGCAAAAGACTTCGTCTTTCTTCAATCGACGGTCTTTCCAGTCCCTTAGTCGAAGTTTGAGGATGGATAATGACATTTCCATGGGTCAACCGAGGCTTGAACGCAGATTCAGTGTATGTGACAGAGTTATGTTTGGAAACAGGCCGAGTGATTGTGATGGTACATTTCGCTCAGGTTCTTCAGACGATGAGAATGCTGGTTGTGATTCTCCAAGTGCCATGTATTTTTCACCATTGCCTTACGGTGTGCCTGCTTCCATGGGGGAGGAAAGAGATAGATCAACAGGCCATTCTCGATACTGTTTGGTAGCCAGCAAGCAAATGGTTGGCATATTTCTCACAGTTTGGGTGAGGAGTGATATAAGGGATGATGTTAAGAACCTGAAGGTCTCCTGCGTGGGAAGAGGATTAATGGGTTACCTTGGAAACAAG GGTTCCATTTCAATTAGCATGTTGGTGCACAAAACAAGCTTTTGCTTCGTCTGTAGTCACTTAACATCGGGGCAGAAAGAGGGTGATGAGCTAAGAAGGAACTCGGATGTCATGGAGATACTCAGGAAGACTCGGTTCCCTCGTGTCCATAGATTAGGTGACAACAACTCTCCTGAGACCATCCTTGACCATGA CCGGATTATTTGGCTTGGGGACTTGAATTATCGGATAGCTCTATCGTATCGTTCTGCTAAGGCCCTTGTTGAAATGCACAATTGGCGAGCATTATTGGAAAATGATCAG CTTAGGATTGAGCAAAAGAGGGGGAGGGTTTTCCAGGGATGGAACGAAGGGCGGATATATTTCCCTCCCACATACAAGTACATGAACAACTCAGACCGTTATGCTGGAGATGACATGTATCCTAAAGAGAAACGGCGGACACCAGCATG GTGCGATCGAATTCTGTGGTATGGAAGGGGCCTGAATCAGCTATCATATGTTCGTGGGGAATCCAGGTTTTCTGATCATAGGCCAGTGTATAGTGTTTTCAGTGCAGAAGTTGAGGTCATTAACCGTCATCGAGTTAGAAAAAGCATGGCATGCTCTAGCGCTAGAGTTGAAGTAGAAGAACTTTTGCCTCACACACATGGCTATACTGAACTGAGTTTTTTTTAG
- the LOC116246283 gene encoding type IV inositol polyphosphate 5-phosphatase 7-like isoform X2 — protein sequence MRDGSQKRSKLSWSKALVKKWFNIKSKAHDFHADDVVEEGDGEWKSFSERESYTLKKSKTERSTKRNSETYRRPKFEFETSAQVTDVQDYRVFVATWNVGGKSPPSYLSLEDWLHTSPPADIYVLGFQEIVPLNAGNVLGAEDNGPAIKWLSLIRKTLNNLPGSSGTGGYQMPSPIPDPIVELDSDFEGSTRQKTSSFFNRRSFQSLSRSLRMDNDISMGQPRLERRFSVCDRVMFGNRPSDCDGTFRSGSSDDENAGCDSPSAMYFSPLPYGVPASMGEERDRSTGHSRYCLVASKQMVGIFLTVWVRSDIRDDVKNLKVSCVGRGLMGYLGNKGSISISMLVHKTSFCFVCSHLTSGQKEGDELRRNSDVMEILRKTRFPRVHRLGDNNSPETILDHDRIIWLGDLNYRIALSYRSAKALVEMHNWRALLENDQLRIEQKRGRVFQGWNEGRIYFPPTYKYMNNSDRYAGDDMYPKEKRRTPAWCDRILWYGRGLNQLSYVRGESRFSDHRPVYSVFSAEVEVINRHRVRKSMACSSARVEVEELLPHTHGYTELSFF from the exons ATGAGAGATGGGAGCCAGAAGAGGAGCAAG CTCTCCTGGTCCAAGGCCCTCGTTAAAAAATGGTTCAATATCAAGAGTAAAGCACATGATTTCCACGCTGATGATGTGGTTGAAGAAG GTGATGGGGAGTGGAAAAGTTTCTCAGAGAGGGAAAGTTACACActcaagaaaagcaaaacag AGAGATCAACCAAGAGAAACTCAGAGACATACAGGAGACCAAAGTTTGAGTTCGAAACCAGTGCTCAAGTTACTGATGTTCAGGACTATAG GGTTTTTGTAGCAACATGGAATGTAGGTGGAAAATCACCTCCAAGTTATCTGAGTCTCGAAGATTGGCTTCATACTTCCCCTCCTGCGGACATTTATGTTTTGGG TTTTCAAGAAATAGTTCCTCTGAATGCGGGGAATGTCTTGGGCGCAGAGGACAATGGCCCTGCTATCAAATGGTTGTCACTGATACGGAAAACTCTAAACAATCTTCCTGGTTCGAGTGGAACTGGTGGCTACCAAATGCCTTCACCTATACCTGATCCCATTGTGGAATTAGACTCTGATTTTGAAGGTTCAACAAGGCAAAAGACTTCGTCTTTCTTCAATCGACGGTCTTTCCAGTCCCTTAGTCGAAGTTTGAGGATGGATAATGACATTTCCATGGGTCAACCGAGGCTTGAACGCAGATTCAGTGTATGTGACAGAGTTATGTTTGGAAACAGGCCGAGTGATTGTGATGGTACATTTCGCTCAGGTTCTTCAGACGATGAGAATGCTGGTTGTGATTCTCCAAGTGCCATGTATTTTTCACCATTGCCTTACGGTGTGCCTGCTTCCATGGGGGAGGAAAGAGATAGATCAACAGGCCATTCTCGATACTGTTTGGTAGCCAGCAAGCAAATGGTTGGCATATTTCTCACAGTTTGGGTGAGGAGTGATATAAGGGATGATGTTAAGAACCTGAAGGTCTCCTGCGTGGGAAGAGGATTAATGGGTTACCTTGGAAACAAG GGTTCCATTTCAATTAGCATGTTGGTGCACAAAACAAGCTTTTGCTTCGTCTGTAGTCACTTAACATCGGGGCAGAAAGAGGGTGATGAGCTAAGAAGGAACTCGGATGTCATGGAGATACTCAGGAAGACTCGGTTCCCTCGTGTCCATAGATTAGGTGACAACAACTCTCCTGAGACCATCCTTGACCATGA CCGGATTATTTGGCTTGGGGACTTGAATTATCGGATAGCTCTATCGTATCGTTCTGCTAAGGCCCTTGTTGAAATGCACAATTGGCGAGCATTATTGGAAAATGATCAG CTTAGGATTGAGCAAAAGAGGGGGAGGGTTTTCCAGGGATGGAACGAAGGGCGGATATATTTCCCTCCCACATACAAGTACATGAACAACTCAGACCGTTATGCTGGAGATGACATGTATCCTAAAGAGAAACGGCGGACACCAGCATG GTGCGATCGAATTCTGTGGTATGGAAGGGGCCTGAATCAGCTATCATATGTTCGTGGGGAATCCAGGTTTTCTGATCATAGGCCAGTGTATAGTGTTTTCAGTGCAGAAGTTGAGGTCATTAACCGTCATCGAGTTAGAAAAAGCATGGCATGCTCTAGCGCTAGAGTTGAAGTAGAAGAACTTTTGCCTCACACACATGGCTATACTGAACTGAGTTTTTTTTAG